A segment of the Streptomyces sp. NBC_00376 genome:
GCCCGGCGGGCGGACCGCGCCGCTGACGGTGATGGCGACGGACAGGAACGCGGAGCCGCCGCCGAGCAGCAGTCCGGCGATGGCGCCGGGCGGGGTGAGCCGCCGCCACCAGATACCGAGGACCAGCAGCGGGCAGAAGGAGGATGCGGAGACGGCGAACGCCATGCCCACGGAGTCGGCCACCGGCACCCGGCTGACGATCAGCGAACCGGCCAGCGGTACGCACATGGCGAGGACGGTGGCCAGCCGGAAGTGCCGTACCCCGCGCGAGGGCAGGACGTCCTGGGTGATGACCCCGGCGACGGCCATGGTGAGCCCGGAGGCGGTCGACAGGAACGCGGCGAACGCGCCGCCCGCGATGAGCGCGCCGAGCAGGTCCCCGCCGAGTCCGCCGACGATCCGGCCGGGGAGCAGCAGCACGGCGGCGTCCGCGTCCCCGCCGTGGATCAGCTCGGGGGCGTACAGCCTGCCCAGGGCTCCGTAGACCGGGGGCAGCAGGTAGAACACGCCGATGAGGGCGAGGACGGCGACCGTGGTGCGCCGGGCGTCGCGGCCGTTGGGGCTGGTGTAGAAGCGGACCACGACGTGCGGCAGCCCCATGGTGCCGAGGAAGGTCGCGACGATCAGCCCGTAGGTGGCGTACAGCGGGTGGTCGGCGCGGAAGACGGAGAGCTGCTCGTCGAAGCTGACGCGGGGGCGCCCGTCGCCCTGCCAGGCGAGCACCAGGAAGATCGCGGGGACCAGGAGCGCGGTCAGTTTCAGCCAGTACTGGAAGACCTGGACGAAGGTGATGGAGCGCATGCCGCCCGCGGCGACGGCGATGACGACGACGGAAGCCACGAGCACGTCGCCGAGCCAGCCGGGCGCCCCGGTGAGGATCTTGAGCGTCAGCCCCGCGCCCTGGAGCTGCGGTACGAGGTAGAGCCAGCCCGCCGCGACCACGAAGACGCTGACCAGTCTGCGCACCTGCCGTGATTCCAGCCTTCCTTCGGCGAAGTCGGGCAGTGTGTACGCCCCCGAGCGGCGCAGTGGTGCGGCGACGAAGACCAGCAGCACCAGATAGCCCGCGGTGTAGCCGACCGGGTACCAGAGCATGTCCGGGCCGTGCACCAGCACCAGGCCGGCGATGCCGAGGAAGGAGGCGGCGGAGAGGTATTCGCCGCTGATGGCGGCGGCGTTGAGCCGGGGCCGTACGGTGCGCGAGGCGACGTAGAAGTCGGAGGTGGTGCGGGAGATGCGCAGTCCGAAGCCGCCGACGAGGACAGTCGCGAGGACGACGGCGGCGACCGCCGCCACCGCGTACGTACGGCTCACTG
Coding sequences within it:
- a CDS encoding sodium/solute symporter; translated protein: MSRTYAVAAVAAVVLATVLVGGFGLRISRTTSDFYVASRTVRPRLNAAAISGEYLSAASFLGIAGLVLVHGPDMLWYPVGYTAGYLVLLVFVAAPLRRSGAYTLPDFAEGRLESRQVRRLVSVFVVAAGWLYLVPQLQGAGLTLKILTGAPGWLGDVLVASVVVIAVAAGGMRSITFVQVFQYWLKLTALLVPAIFLVLAWQGDGRPRVSFDEQLSVFRADHPLYATYGLIVATFLGTMGLPHVVVRFYTSPNGRDARRTTVAVLALIGVFYLLPPVYGALGRLYAPELIHGGDADAAVLLLPGRIVGGLGGDLLGALIAGGAFAAFLSTASGLTMAVAGVITQDVLPSRGVRHFRLATVLAMCVPLAGSLIVSRVPVADSVGMAFAVSASSFCPLLVLGIWWRRLTPPGAIAGLLLGGGSAFLSVAITVSGAVRPPGWPHSLLAWPAVWSVPVGFLAMILVSLATPGRIPPGTNAAMTRFHLPEALTSGRHR